From Seriola aureovittata isolate HTS-2021-v1 ecotype China chromosome 16, ASM2101889v1, whole genome shotgun sequence, one genomic window encodes:
- the azin1b gene encoding antizyme inhibitor 1b, which produces MKGLADKPSYIIELLEGGVTLEDVIDGHIYEQALVEKSAFVVGDLGALMRQHACWQSIVPELQPYYPVKCNSSPAVIQVLASLGLGFVCTNKAEMNLVLDHGVPPENIILSGVCKQLAHIKYAAKNNIQHLVCENEAELSKISRLHPSAKLLLQLTTEAHAAETSMAFGSSLKSCRHLLEAAMELGVQVVGVTFHIPSSCQDLQQAYTHALSDARCVFDMGVDLGFNMNILDIGGGFTGSEFQLKQVESAVRPLLDGYFPPLSGVQVLAQPGSFYVASAFSLAVNVIGKKVLTRHWDSLAQGENNEDTEFLYYMNEGVYGPFSRKLLGNSIAAPSVHKHVLCAEQTVYPSSLWGPSLDQLDQVVERCLLPELSVGDWLLFSNMGACGLEESTCLSSSPQLPIYYTVSTSDWYEMQEAGVALDSAMKNFSMVQYSA; this is translated from the exons ATGAAAGGACTCGCTGACAAACCAAGCTACATAATTGAACTCCTGGAGGGAGGAGTGACCCTAGAAGATGTCATTGATGGACACATCTACGAACAGGCTCTG GTGGAGAAGAGTGCGTTTGTGGTGGGCGACCTCGGTGCCCTGATGCGACAGCATGCTTGCTGGCAGAGCATTGTGCCAGAGCTGCAGCCCTACTACCCAGTCAAGTGCAACAGCAGCCCTGCAGTCATCCAGGTGCTGGCCTCCTTGGGCCTGGGTTTCGTTTGCACCAACAAG GCTGAAATGAACCTGGTGCTGGACCACGGCGTTCCACCAGAAAACATCATTCTGTCAGGTGTTTGCAAGCAGCTGGCACACATCAAGTACGCTGCCAAGAACAACATCCAGCATCTTGTGTGCGAAAATGAGGCAGAGTTGTCCAAGATTTCCCGTCTACACCCTAGTGCAAA GTTGCTGCTGCAGTTGACCACTGAGGCCCACGCGGCTGAGACCAGCATGGCCTTCGGCTCCTCTCTGAAGAGCTGTCGGCACTTGCTGGAGGCAGCCATGGAGCTAGGAGTTCAGGTGGTGGGGGTAACCTTCCACATTCCCAGCTCCTGCCAAGACCTGCAACAGGCTTACACCCACGCACTGTCAGATGCCCGCTGTGTGTTTGACATGGGG GTGGATCTGGGCTTCAACATGAACATCCTGGACATTGGTGGTGGATTTACTGGCTCAGAGTTTCAGCTCAAACAA GTTGAGTCTGCAGTCAGGCCGCTGCTGGATGGTTACTTCCCCCCACTGTCTGGTGTGCAAGTGTTGGCTCAGCCAGGCAGCTTCTATGTGGCCTCAGCTTTCAGCCTGGCAGTCAACGTGATCGGCAAAAAGGTGTTGACCCGCCACTGGGACAGCCTGGCACAAG GTGAAAACAATGAGGATACCGAGTTCCTGTACTACATGAATGAGGGTGTTTATGGCCCATTCAGCCGCAAGCTCCTGGGAAACTCCATCGCTGCCCCATCAGTGCACAAG CATGTGCTGTGCGCTGAGCAGACGGTGTATCCCAGCAGCCTGTGGGGCCCGTCACTGGACCAGCTGGACCAGGTGGTGGAGCGCTGCCTGTTGCCTGAGCTCAGTGTGGGAGACTGGCTTCTTTTCTCCAACATGGGAGCATGTGGCCTGGAGGAGTCTACTTGCCTCTCCAGCTCCCCTCAGCTGCCAATCTACTACACTGTCTCCACCTCTGACTG GTACGAAATGCAGGAGGCCGGAGTGGCACTGGACAGTGCCATGAAGAATTTCTCCATGGTCCAGTACAGTGCATAA